In Anaerolineae bacterium, a single genomic region encodes these proteins:
- a CDS encoding pyridoxal-phosphate dependent enzyme, whose amino-acid sequence MEERAIFTRFPALKGKVPFIQLATLPTPLTFMEKLSSRFGAEIWVKRDGLTHPVYGGNKIRKFEFIFADILRRKARVVITGGALGSHHTLATAVIAHQFGIKAVCCYFCEPIGEEVRRNLLMSVPLGIEAHFCGDYPGLALSFIWQYLRHFSLSRKLPYFIYPGASGTLGILGYVNAALEIKEQLDTMNIPEPEAIFVAVGSCGTFAGLLLGARLANLKSRIIGVRVIEESIANRPKVARMVNRTVRFLRKLDPGVPPMELKPDEIILIGEYLGPGYAHPTPESSRAVELTAELEGLPLETTYTGKTMAALLDYARANPRSRLLFLDTFAEKPSLKEGDYRLLPRRFWPVFNPSHRVPCWCITGWLKPGYCWKKSITPREGF is encoded by the coding sequence ATGGAAGAACGAGCTATTTTTACCCGGTTCCCAGCCCTTAAAGGTAAGGTTCCCTTCATCCAGCTCGCCACACTCCCAACTCCGCTCACCTTTATGGAGAAGCTTTCTTCCCGGTTCGGAGCAGAAATCTGGGTTAAGAGAGATGGTCTAACTCATCCCGTTTACGGGGGGAACAAGATACGCAAATTTGAGTTTATATTTGCCGATATCCTGCGCCGTAAAGCCCGCGTTGTGATAACGGGAGGGGCCCTTGGCTCCCATCATACCCTTGCCACAGCTGTAATCGCTCATCAGTTCGGGATTAAAGCTGTTTGTTGCTATTTCTGTGAACCCATAGGCGAAGAGGTGCGGCGAAATCTCCTTATGAGCGTGCCTCTGGGAATTGAAGCCCACTTCTGCGGCGATTATCCCGGGCTTGCCTTATCTTTTATATGGCAGTATCTGCGCCACTTTTCCCTTTCCCGCAAACTTCCTTATTTTATCTATCCAGGTGCCTCAGGAACCCTTGGCATTCTGGGTTATGTCAACGCCGCTTTAGAAATCAAAGAGCAACTAGATACGATGAATATTCCCGAACCCGAAGCTATCTTCGTAGCAGTGGGTTCCTGCGGGACTTTCGCGGGGCTTCTTTTGGGAGCGAGGCTGGCAAACCTGAAAAGCCGGATCATCGGAGTCAGGGTGATTGAAGAAAGCATTGCTAATCGGCCTAAGGTGGCTCGTATGGTTAACAGGACCGTCCGCTTTCTCCGGAAGCTTGACCCCGGAGTACCCCCGATGGAACTGAAGCCGGATGAAATAATATTGATAGGGGAGTATCTTGGGCCAGGCTATGCTCACCCTACCCCCGAATCTTCAAGGGCTGTAGAATTGACGGCGGAGCTTGAGGGTCTACCCCTCGAAACCACCTACACCGGCAAGACAATGGCTGCCCTGCTGGACTACGCCAGAGCTAATCCTCGCTCCCGTTTGCTCTTCCTGGACACTTTTGCTGAAAAGCCTTCCCTTAAAGAGGGAGATTATCGCCTGCTTCCCAGACGTTTCTGGCCTGTGTTCAACCCCTCACACCGTGTGCCCTGCTGGTGCATTACTGGCTGGCTGAAACCAGGATATTGTTGGAAAAAATCTATAACCCCGCGCGAAGGCTTTTAA
- a CDS encoding hemolysin family protein produces the protein MSYIALWLLSLAVFWASFVLKNLWLKRHKPDEEGRFSFDFLAGTSLLLAGASSFRALEPFLPPSLTFLLVLLLNGFSAMLLQTLGERVSSYPSPLEGLSEFVALLLAPLTILYSKARKIFGFRESEGEKTLGLGKEKHEIVEGAMDLEETIVREIMVPRIDLVTLKAEATVAEAIKLATESGHSRFPAYEDSIDNIVGIIHVKDLLRKAWEGGWDEQVKAILRPPYFVPETKNAAELLREMQRQRIHMAIVVDEYGGTAGIVTLEDLLEEILGEIQDEYDREEPLIREIGEGEYILDARLSLEDLEEIIGKELDLEGIDTVGGLVYSKFGRVPEKGARFQLEGFDFEVLSLVGRRIGKVRLRKIVEERGENESGKGETVE, from the coding sequence ATGAGCTACATTGCTCTATGGCTCTTAAGCCTGGCGGTTTTCTGGGCGAGTTTCGTCTTGAAAAACCTCTGGCTAAAGAGGCATAAACCTGATGAAGAAGGCAGATTTTCCTTTGACTTTTTAGCTGGCACTTCTCTTCTCCTGGCTGGAGCCAGTTCCTTCAGAGCTCTGGAGCCTTTCCTGCCACCATCATTAACTTTTCTCCTTGTGCTTCTCCTCAACGGTTTTTCAGCCATGCTCCTCCAGACTCTCGGTGAAAGGGTAAGCAGTTACCCTTCTCCTCTGGAAGGGCTATCTGAATTTGTTGCCCTGCTCCTGGCACCTTTGACCATCCTGTACAGCAAAGCCCGAAAAATTTTTGGTTTCAGAGAATCTGAAGGCGAAAAAACGCTGGGGTTGGGAAAGGAAAAACACGAAATTGTGGAAGGGGCAATGGACCTGGAAGAGACTATAGTGAGGGAAATAATGGTGCCCAGAATTGATTTAGTGACCTTGAAAGCTGAAGCCACCGTGGCGGAGGCGATAAAGCTGGCCACCGAAAGCGGCCACTCCCGTTTCCCCGCTTATGAGGATTCCATAGACAATATTGTGGGCATAATCCATGTGAAAGACTTGCTCCGGAAAGCATGGGAAGGGGGATGGGACGAACAGGTGAAAGCCATCCTTCGCCCTCCTTACTTTGTTCCTGAAACCAAAAACGCTGCTGAGCTCCTCAGGGAGATGCAACGTCAGAGAATCCATATGGCTATAGTGGTGGACGAGTACGGAGGAACTGCTGGGATTGTCACTCTGGAAGATTTGCTGGAGGAGATACTCGGCGAGATACAGGATGAATACGACCGCGAGGAACCCCTTATCCGTGAAATCGGGGAGGGGGAATACATCCTGGATGCCAGGCTCAGCCTTGAGGACCTGGAGGAAATTATCGGTAAAGAATTAGACCTGGAGGGTATTGACACTGTAGGGGGGCTGGTGTATAGTAAATTTGGAAGAGTGCCCGAAAAGGGAGCCCGTTTCCAGCTGGAAGGCTTCGATTTCGAAGTTCTATCGCTAGTCGGAAGACGAATAGGAAAAGTGCGTCTCCGGAAAATCGTGGAGGAGAGGGGAGAAAATGAAAGTGGAAAAGGTGAAACAGTGGAGTAA
- a CDS encoding ABC transporter ATP-binding protein yields the protein MTRWVVETVGLTKRYGELVAVDKLNLKVQEGEVFGLLGPNGSGKTTTILMLLGLTEPTSGSVRVLGFDPTRQPLSVKSRVGYLPELVGFYDDLTARENMIYIAKLNGLSRREAYKRIEQALEQVGLKDVADKPVAAFSRGMRQRLGLAEILIKNPSLIILDEPTQGLDPEGAREFLEMVKELKRRGITVLLSSHILSQVQKICDRVGLFHRGKMVLEGTVSELALKVLGYAYRIRLEAQGSPEAIIKALRSVPGVLEVYQPAPGIYEAKAEKDVRSETVRAILEAGGIFRGLAVEEPNLDEVYTGYFEKLEVEK from the coding sequence ATGACAAGGTGGGTTGTAGAAACGGTCGGGCTCACCAAACGCTATGGTGAGCTTGTGGCGGTGGATAAGCTCAACCTCAAGGTCCAGGAAGGGGAAGTTTTCGGCTTGCTGGGGCCCAACGGTTCTGGAAAAACCACTACTATCCTCATGCTTCTGGGCCTCACTGAACCTACCTCTGGCAGTGTAAGGGTTTTGGGTTTTGACCCTACCCGCCAGCCCCTGAGCGTTAAGTCCAGGGTTGGATATCTCCCGGAGCTGGTAGGCTTTTACGATGATTTAACCGCCAGAGAGAACATGATTTACATAGCAAAGCTCAACGGTCTTTCCAGGCGCGAAGCTTATAAACGCATAGAGCAAGCTCTGGAACAGGTTGGCCTCAAAGATGTGGCCGATAAGCCTGTAGCTGCCTTCTCCCGGGGTATGCGACAACGCCTGGGGCTGGCGGAAATTCTCATAAAAAACCCCAGTTTAATTATCCTGGATGAGCCTACCCAAGGGCTTGACCCCGAAGGAGCAAGGGAATTCCTGGAAATGGTCAAAGAGCTTAAAAGGCGTGGGATAACCGTTTTGCTTTCTTCTCACATATTATCTCAGGTTCAGAAGATATGCGACCGCGTGGGCCTTTTCCACAGGGGAAAGATGGTGCTGGAAGGCACCGTTAGCGAGTTAGCCCTCAAAGTTCTGGGTTATGCTTACAGAATCCGTCTGGAAGCCCAGGGCTCTCCTGAGGCCATCATTAAAGCCCTGCGAAGCGTCCCCGGCGTCCTTGAAGTATACCAGCCGGCTCCTGGAATTTACGAGGCTAAAGCGGAAAAAGATGTGCGTTCAGAAACTGTGCGGGCCATCTTGGAAGCCGGAGGAATTTTCAGAGGCCTCGCGGTTGAAGAGCCAAACCTTGATGAAGTTTACACTGGCTATTTTGAAAAGTTGGAGGTGGAAAAATGA
- a CDS encoding 4Fe-4S binding protein has translation MSRFHSAGEEALWERVLLYLFARYAELPLLSLSFSLLRGKWKKLGQLPFLRFALGWTLAAPFARWADTAKPLPFPQVLEFLERVDGPIAVGPCRCRISHRACSHPLETDIVIRSGVEAWTKAFPKDYRFITFEEAKEIISECHNLGMWQMVFVHCPTYGNTEYVICNCCTCGCVPYILNRELGQRVYPFILGPYISKTDLTRCRGFGECVRACPFGARAVENHRSYLKGLCFGCGRCVEVCPVEAITMVRRYESEEIHPGTVRSGTL, from the coding sequence ATGTCGCGTTTTCATTCCGCAGGCGAAGAGGCGCTGTGGGAAAGGGTATTGCTCTATTTATTTGCCCGCTATGCTGAACTTCCCCTCTTGTCTTTGAGCTTTTCCTTGCTCAGAGGAAAATGGAAAAAGCTGGGACAGCTTCCTTTCCTTCGGTTTGCCCTGGGATGGACCTTAGCTGCACCTTTCGCGCGCTGGGCCGATACTGCTAAACCCCTCCCGTTCCCTCAGGTCCTGGAATTCCTGGAGCGAGTGGATGGCCCTATAGCAGTGGGGCCATGCCGTTGCCGTATATCCCACAGGGCATGCTCTCATCCTCTGGAAACTGATATTGTAATCCGCTCGGGAGTTGAAGCCTGGACAAAAGCTTTCCCCAAAGATTACCGCTTTATCACCTTTGAAGAAGCCAAAGAGATTATATCCGAGTGTCACAACCTGGGGATGTGGCAGATGGTGTTTGTCCATTGCCCGACCTACGGAAACACCGAGTATGTTATCTGTAATTGCTGCACCTGCGGTTGTGTCCCCTACATCCTGAACCGGGAACTCGGGCAGAGGGTTTACCCTTTCATCTTGGGGCCCTATATCTCTAAAACCGATTTAACTCGCTGCAGAGGCTTTGGGGAATGCGTGAGAGCGTGCCCATTTGGAGCGAGAGCTGTTGAGAACCATAGGAGCTATTTGAAAGGATTGTGCTTCGGCTGCGGGAGATGCGTTGAGGTCTGCCCAGTTGAAGCTATAACCATGGTTAGGCGCTATGAATCCGAAGAAATACACCCGGGAACCGTTCGCTCGGGAACGCTGTAA
- a CDS encoding HEAT repeat domain-containing protein, with amino-acid sequence MKVEKVKQWSKMDKLRLLNTIFESDEYSQEHLQVLDILLEDEDPDVRANAAMVIWNYPEAHFIDKLFDLALNDPAQGVRSQAIRTLGRYIYEGSINEYELFSTDPMAEILAPELPFEDFLRVKNFLISVFHNESLPLESRRHAVEALGFLTDPEILDIIEKAYNCPDLQMKVSALFAMGRNSHQKWAPIILKELKNDVYDIRYEAVRAAGEAGVKEATPDLIEIALHEKDKDLRMEAIWSLGLIGGEKAKNTLSKLCSDPDPDIREVAEAALEECELYEESEEWLDNLLTIKD; translated from the coding sequence ATGAAAGTGGAAAAGGTGAAACAGTGGAGTAAGATGGACAAGCTACGACTGTTGAACACCATATTTGAAAGTGATGAATACAGTCAGGAGCACCTTCAGGTGCTTGATATCTTGCTGGAAGATGAGGACCCGGACGTCAGGGCGAACGCTGCAATGGTTATCTGGAACTACCCCGAAGCCCATTTTATTGATAAACTCTTTGACCTGGCTCTTAACGATCCAGCGCAGGGGGTTCGCTCGCAAGCTATTAGAACCCTGGGCCGGTACATCTATGAAGGTTCCATAAACGAGTATGAGCTTTTTTCCACCGATCCTATGGCCGAGATCCTGGCTCCGGAGCTACCCTTTGAAGATTTCCTCAGGGTGAAGAATTTTCTCATCAGCGTCTTCCACAATGAAAGTTTGCCCCTGGAATCAAGGCGGCACGCTGTGGAGGCCCTGGGATTCCTTACCGACCCAGAAATCCTGGATATAATAGAGAAAGCCTACAATTGTCCTGACCTCCAGATGAAAGTGAGCGCTCTCTTTGCTATGGGCAGGAACAGCCACCAGAAGTGGGCTCCTATTATCTTGAAAGAGCTCAAGAACGATGTTTACGACATACGCTATGAGGCTGTTAGAGCGGCGGGGGAAGCGGGAGTAAAAGAGGCCACCCCCGACCTTATAGAAATCGCCCTGCACGAAAAAGATAAAGACCTGAGGATGGAAGCTATATGGTCTCTTGGCCTGATCGGTGGAGAAAAAGCCAAAAACACCCTCTCCAAATTGTGCTCAGATCCGGACCCTGATATCCGGGAAGTAGCGGAGGCAGCTTTAGAAGAGTGCGAGCTTTACGAAGAATCAGAGGAATGGCTTGATAATTTGTTGACGATTAAGGATTGA
- a CDS encoding DUF169 domain-containing protein codes for MVGVKVLSAQDQYTHFPIYQGVSYCDAVRLAGEGQMLKVLPGSIKVCRWSPVVLGFKEARKPFELRLSPRLQFPTTGFLLGPLEDFPVDPEIVIIRTDFFSLRSLIERAGREWLWCGHGNRLEVSANNLMTEGQAPGAWLITAVNKALSKLAPLRGWQSLTRFLFRSYLITAGYEAVISRTLADMSLCRNSTVIPLLTGRVNVSFFCTGGINWGMNNPDHLTSGWPWEVFTRLRR; via the coding sequence ATGGTGGGAGTTAAAGTGCTTTCAGCCCAGGACCAATACACACACTTTCCCATCTACCAGGGGGTATCTTACTGCGATGCTGTGCGCCTTGCTGGAGAAGGTCAGATGCTGAAAGTCCTGCCGGGCTCCATCAAAGTCTGCCGCTGGTCCCCTGTAGTTCTGGGCTTTAAGGAAGCCAGGAAACCCTTTGAACTCCGGCTTTCTCCAAGGCTTCAGTTTCCCACCACAGGCTTTCTCCTGGGTCCTCTGGAGGATTTCCCGGTAGACCCGGAAATCGTGATAATCCGGACTGATTTCTTCTCTTTGAGAAGTCTGATTGAGAGAGCTGGAAGGGAATGGCTCTGGTGTGGGCACGGCAACCGCCTGGAAGTTTCAGCCAATAACTTAATGACAGAAGGCCAAGCTCCGGGGGCCTGGCTGATAACTGCGGTTAACAAAGCCTTGAGCAAACTTGCCCCTCTGAGGGGCTGGCAAAGTTTAACCCGTTTTCTCTTCAGAAGCTACCTCATCACTGCCGGATACGAAGCTGTTATTTCCCGCACCCTCGCCGACATGTCCCTGTGTCGCAATTCTACTGTAATTCCTCTTCTTACCGGGCGTGTAAACGTCTCTTTTTTCTGCACCGGCGGCATAAACTGGGGAATGAACAACCCTGACCACCTGACCTCCGGCTGGCCCTGGGAGGTTTTCACTCGCCTGAGGAGGTAA
- a CDS encoding ROK family protein yields MKNFVAVDLGGTSIRAALYTEEGKPLARHILPTLAHEGLEATLGRIFTAIEEVMKGWEKPAAIGVGAPGPLDPWRGVILSAPNLPGWENIPFAEILWKRFGVPAFVGNDANVAALAEHRLGAGKGFSNIIYVTVSTGIGGGIIVDGSLLLGAGGFAGEVGHIVVKPDGPPCTCGGIGCLEALASGPAIAREALRRLKEGINSSIPRFVEGPIESLSAKEVAMAALEGDPLAQELFREAGYYLGIGFVSLIHIFNPSRIIVGGGVAKVGRLLLEPAEEVVKKLTMKEFLQDFEIVPAALGDEAGLLGAYLLAKESLQSLIVNKLSSHSSDSS; encoded by the coding sequence ATGAAAAACTTTGTGGCAGTTGACCTGGGCGGAACCAGCATAAGAGCAGCCCTTTATACCGAAGAGGGAAAACCTCTGGCTCGCCACATTCTTCCCACCCTTGCTCATGAAGGGTTAGAAGCTACTTTAGGTCGAATCTTCACGGCTATTGAAGAAGTGATGAAAGGCTGGGAGAAGCCTGCAGCCATAGGGGTTGGAGCTCCTGGCCCTCTGGATCCATGGAGAGGTGTTATCCTTTCGGCTCCCAATTTGCCAGGCTGGGAAAACATCCCCTTTGCCGAAATCCTCTGGAAACGCTTTGGGGTTCCGGCTTTTGTGGGGAATGATGCTAACGTAGCAGCCCTGGCCGAGCACAGGTTGGGGGCTGGGAAAGGGTTTTCCAACATCATTTACGTTACGGTAAGCACAGGCATAGGTGGTGGTATAATTGTGGATGGCTCCCTCCTTTTGGGAGCTGGGGGCTTTGCGGGGGAGGTTGGCCACATCGTGGTAAAACCGGATGGCCCTCCATGCACCTGTGGGGGGATAGGGTGCCTGGAAGCTCTGGCTTCGGGGCCAGCCATCGCTCGGGAGGCTTTGAGGCGCCTGAAAGAGGGAATCAATTCCTCCATCCCCAGGTTTGTGGAAGGCCCCATTGAAAGCCTGAGCGCAAAGGAAGTGGCAATGGCTGCCCTTGAAGGAGATCCTTTAGCGCAGGAACTATTCAGAGAAGCCGGTTACTATCTGGGAATTGGATTCGTTAGCCTCATCCATATCTTTAACCCCTCAAGGATAATAGTAGGCGGAGGGGTGGCAAAGGTGGGTAGATTGCTTCTGGAGCCAGCGGAGGAAGTGGTCAAAAAGCTTACTATGAAGGAATTTCTGCAAGACTTTGAAATAGTGCCTGCCGCCCTTGGGGATGAGGCAGGGCTTTTAGGAGCCTACCTTCTGGCTAAGGAAAGCCTTCAATCCTTAATCGTCAACAAATTATCAAGCCATTCCTCTGATTCTTCGTAA
- a CDS encoding ABC transporter permease, producing MNLRAEREGSPWKGLWAVMTKEMADHLTSVRMQILEALIALTAFVTVYAAIQKIRTVIGHDPFLFLKLFTENREPLPAFVGLLGFLVPLVAIALAFDAINGEFNRRTISRLLAQPIYRDALLFGKFLAGFFTLALMLVAIWLLVMGLGLLLLGVPPRGEEVLRSFLHLGACLFYGGIWLAVALLFSVIFRQPATAALASIAVWLFFSAFWVTIAEALAPLLRPVHFGLPEEYLAQVQATMALSRLSPNILYGEITLALLRPEIRALGPLLAFQLQGAILGSPLPLSQSLLLIWPHLTGLVASTILLFALSYVLFQRQEIRA from the coding sequence ATGAACCTCAGAGCTGAGCGTGAGGGTTCGCCCTGGAAAGGCTTATGGGCAGTAATGACCAAAGAGATGGCCGACCATTTGACCAGTGTCCGGATGCAGATTTTGGAAGCGCTCATAGCTCTCACAGCTTTCGTAACCGTTTATGCTGCTATTCAAAAGATAAGAACTGTTATAGGGCATGACCCATTTTTATTCCTCAAGCTTTTTACAGAGAACAGGGAGCCTTTGCCGGCCTTTGTGGGCCTTTTAGGTTTCCTTGTCCCTTTGGTAGCTATAGCTCTGGCTTTTGATGCTATTAACGGTGAATTTAACCGCCGGACTATTTCTCGCCTTCTTGCTCAACCCATCTACCGCGATGCTCTTCTCTTCGGCAAGTTCCTGGCAGGTTTTTTCACCCTGGCCTTGATGCTGGTAGCAATATGGCTTTTGGTGATGGGTCTGGGGCTACTTCTGCTGGGCGTACCTCCGAGGGGGGAGGAGGTTTTAAGGAGCTTTTTGCATTTAGGGGCCTGTCTATTCTACGGCGGGATATGGCTCGCTGTAGCTTTGCTCTTTTCCGTAATCTTCAGGCAGCCCGCTACAGCCGCCCTGGCCTCCATAGCTGTATGGCTCTTTTTCTCCGCTTTCTGGGTTACGATTGCTGAGGCACTGGCTCCCCTGCTGCGACCTGTCCATTTCGGTTTACCGGAAGAATACCTTGCCCAGGTTCAGGCTACTATGGCTCTTTCGCGTCTTTCACCAAATATTTTGTATGGAGAAATAACATTAGCCCTTCTTCGACCCGAGATCCGGGCCCTTGGGCCGCTGCTGGCTTTCCAACTGCAGGGGGCTATTCTAGGTTCTCCTTTGCCTCTGAGCCAGAGCCTCCTTCTCATCTGGCCTCACCTCACAGGACTGGTAGCTTCTACGATCTTGCTTTTCGCCTTGAGTTATGTGCTTTTCCAGAGGCAGGAAATAAGAGCTTAA
- a CDS encoding (Fe-S)-binding protein: MNPKKYTREPFARERCNLCGECFHRCPVLSLRPQEAAREMERLLKGKSSRILKVCTSCMACNTFCPQDARPANLILDLWHEIYRERGLPLYARYFLPHSRPNFRTDIVARLPPEERLKLAGWSRTEPIQEFLYSGCNLLMVPYLTFSRLFQGIEIRGGLDYCCGEMLFRMGLYEEVEQVAARLTLWFRRLKAEHVYVLCTACFNMLKNVLPQFGADFSSIHFSHYFEFLLDGLKRENFGPVRPLRLKVTVQDSCHSRLLGEDFAEIPRKILNLLGVEVTEAPHNRESQLCCGIGGGFSPFAAYHPFSILASARATSRDHRRVKAEATCVYCAGCLAMFSVARLADPNLRPVIHLLELVQWAIGEKPSRRQNSLALWLILGTVRHQFPLLLSRKRFHHPPIPEVPGNGGS, encoded by the coding sequence ATGAATCCGAAGAAATACACCCGGGAACCGTTCGCTCGGGAACGCTGTAACCTCTGCGGGGAGTGTTTTCACCGCTGTCCTGTTTTGAGCCTTCGCCCGCAAGAGGCAGCCAGGGAGATGGAAAGGCTCTTAAAGGGGAAAAGTTCCAGGATCCTCAAAGTTTGCACTTCGTGCATGGCCTGCAATACCTTTTGCCCTCAGGATGCCAGGCCCGCCAACCTTATTCTGGACCTCTGGCATGAAATATACAGGGAAAGAGGCCTTCCCCTTTACGCCCGCTATTTCCTCCCCCATTCCCGACCTAATTTCCGCACAGATATTGTCGCCCGGCTCCCACCAGAGGAGCGCCTGAAGTTAGCTGGATGGTCAAGAACGGAACCCATTCAAGAATTCCTCTATTCTGGCTGCAATCTTCTCATGGTCCCCTATTTGACTTTTTCCCGCCTCTTTCAGGGTATAGAAATAAGAGGTGGCTTAGATTACTGCTGTGGGGAAATGCTCTTCAGAATGGGGCTCTACGAGGAGGTGGAACAGGTAGCCGCCAGGCTTACCCTATGGTTCCGCAGGTTAAAGGCTGAGCACGTTTACGTCCTATGCACCGCCTGCTTCAACATGCTTAAAAATGTGCTACCACAGTTCGGGGCTGATTTCTCCAGCATACACTTTTCCCATTACTTTGAATTTCTCCTGGATGGCCTCAAAAGGGAGAATTTTGGCCCTGTGCGCCCCCTCAGGCTGAAAGTCACAGTGCAAGATTCCTGTCACTCTCGCCTCTTAGGAGAGGATTTCGCCGAAATTCCAAGGAAGATACTGAATCTGCTTGGAGTAGAAGTGACAGAAGCGCCCCACAATAGGGAAAGTCAGCTCTGCTGTGGCATTGGCGGTGGATTTTCTCCCTTCGCAGCCTATCACCCCTTTTCCATTCTGGCCTCAGCAAGGGCTACTTCACGGGATCACCGCCGGGTTAAAGCAGAGGCCACCTGTGTTTACTGCGCCGGGTGCCTGGCCATGTTTTCGGTAGCTCGCCTGGCTGACCCTAACCTGCGGCCGGTGATTCACCTTCTGGAGCTTGTCCAGTGGGCTATTGGGGAAAAACCATCTCGCCGGCAAAACTCCCTCGCTTTATGGCTGATATTGGGGACGGTGAGGCATCAATTCCCCCTTCTTTTAAGCCGGAAACGTTTCCATCACCCCCCAATACCGGAGGTTCCTGGAAATGGTGGGAGTTAA